The proteins below are encoded in one region of Thermodesulfovibrionales bacterium:
- a CDS encoding DNA translocase FtsK, producing the protein QKPSKEEILSLSQNIERKLADFDVEGNVTQVHPGPVVTMFEFEPAPGIKINKIISLAEDLSLALKAQGVRIYTVPGKSSIGIEVPNRQREIVSLRDIIGSEAFQRSSSKLTLALGKDITGNPFVIDLAKTPHLLVAGATGSGKSVSLNSMIISILYKATPKEVKMLMIDPKFLXLSPYNDIPHLLSPVITSPRDARDALKKIVIEMERRYRIIAEKGVRNIDGFNASVPEEERLPYIVVIIDELADLMLTGAQEVEDAITRLAHMARASGIHLIIATQRPSVDVITGVIKANFPARIAFQVTSRIDSRTILDVQGAEQLLGQGDMLFMMPGVKLKRIHGSYVSEDEIRAIVDFIKPQAEPDYSLMESIELPPESQDQGDGGESDSDELYEKVIDLGETLGEISISLIQRRFKIGFNRAARLMELLERDGYVGPPKGAGKPRDFIRRKR; encoded by the coding sequence TCCAGAAACCATCTAAAGAGGAGATACTCTCTTTATCACAGAATATAGAGAGAAAGCTTGCTGATTTTGATGTGGAGGGAAATGTCACCCAGGTTCATCCAGGACCTGTTGTGACTATGTTTGAGTTTGAACCTGCGCCTGGAATAAAGATAAACAAGATAATCTCCCTAGCAGAAGACCTGTCACTGGCATTAAAGGCGCAGGGAGTAAGAATATATACAGTTCCAGGAAAATCATCAATAGGAATTGAGGTACCCAACAGACAGAGAGAGATAGTCTCGCTAAGAGATATTATAGGTTCTGAGGCATTTCAGAGGTCCAGCTCTAAGCTAACCCTTGCCCTGGGAAAGGATATTACTGGAAATCCCTTTGTAATAGACCTTGCAAAAACTCCTCATCTCCTTGTTGCAGGTGCTACCGGCTCGGGAAAGAGTGTCTCGTTAAACAGCATGATTATAAGTATACTTTATAAGGCTACACCTAAAGAAGTTAAAATGCTCATGATTGATCCAAAATTTCTTGANTTATCTCCCTACAATGATATACCCCATCTTCTCAGCCCTGTGATTACCTCTCCCAGGGATGCAAGGGATGCATTAAAAAAGATAGTCATTGAAATGGAAAGGAGATACAGAATTATTGCTGAAAAGGGTGTAAGGAATATTGACGGATTCAATGCAAGTGTCCCTGAGGAAGAGAGGCTTCCTTACATAGTGGTAATCATAGATGAACTTGCTGATCTTATGCTTACAGGAGCTCAGGAGGTAGAGGATGCAATTACAAGACTTGCACACATGGCAAGAGCATCAGGTATTCACCTCATAATTGCAACCCAGAGGCCATCTGTGGATGTTATAACAGGTGTTATCAAGGCGAATTTTCCAGCAAGAATAGCCTTTCAGGTTACTTCAAGGATAGATTCAAGGACGATCCTCGATGTCCAGGGAGCTGAACAGCTTCTTGGGCAGGGAGATATGCTCTTCATGATGCCAGGTGTAAAACTAAAAAGGATACACGGATCCTATGTATCAGAGGATGAGATCAGGGCTATCGTGGATTTTATAAAACCGCAGGCTGAGCCTGATTATTCCCTAATGGAGTCCATAGAACTTCCTCCTGAATCTCAGGATCAGGGCGATGGAGGAGAATCAGATTCTGATGAATTATATGAAAAAGTTATAGATCTTGGTGAAACCCTTGGTGAGATTTCCATATCTCTAATACAGAGGCGTTTCAAGATAGGATTCAATAGAGCGGCAAGGCTTATGGAACTTCTTGAACGGGATGGATATGTAGGACCTCCAAAGGGAGCAGGTAAACCAAGGGATTTCATAAGGAGGAAGAGATGA
- the lolA gene encoding outer membrane lipoprotein chaperone LolA, producing the protein MRSEYTGGFECIIKKRGFLLSLLCLSIYLLLVVSETVSSEKEVSAVDKIENAYRDISDISGRFIQMSYLKDIEKKEFYEGEFFIKIPSLFRWSYKGKSPQEVIISGEKLIIYQKKEKQVIRSKFVPSRYGQTPIALLGGFGNIRKDFDIREEKDKVILRPRGDMGNVRNIELYLRDSDFPIKKIKITDTADNIIEIELKDVVINSGLTESLFEFKPPKGVNIIEGF; encoded by the coding sequence ATGAGATCAGAATATACAGGTGGGTTTGAGTGCATAATCAAGAAGAGGGGTTTTCTTCTTTCTTTGCTCTGTTTATCTATTTACCTCTTACTGGTTGTATCAGAGACGGTTTCCTCGGAAAAGGAGGTTTCAGCTGTAGACAAAATAGAGAATGCCTACAGAGATATTTCTGATATAAGCGGTAGATTCATACAGATGAGCTATCTAAAGGATATTGAAAAAAAGGAATTTTATGAAGGTGAATTTTTTATAAAGATCCCTTCTCTCTTCAGATGGTCTTACAAAGGAAAATCTCCTCAGGAGGTTATAATTTCAGGAGAAAAACTCATTATATACCAGAAAAAGGAAAAACAGGTCATTCGTAGTAAATTTGTTCCCTCAAGATATGGCCAGACACCCATTGCCCTTCTTGGAGGTTTCGGTAATATAAGGAAAGATTTTGATATTAGAGAAGAAAAAGATAAAGTCATTCTCAGACCAAGAGGAGATATGGGAAATGTGAGGAATATTGAACTCTATCTCAGAGATAGTGATTTCCCTATAAAAAAGATAAAGATCACAGATACTGCCGACAATATTATTGAGATAGAATTGAAGGATGTGGTTATAAATTCCGGCCTGACCGAATCACTCTTTGAATTTAAACCTCCAAAGGGAGTAAATATCATAGAGGGTTTTTGA
- the tilS gene encoding tRNA lysidine(34) synthetase TilS: protein MNLLEKVLKSIKRFEMIKQGDRLIIGLSGGPDSVCLLHVLHSLRDRFKIELIPVYVNHGLRPDEINYEIDFCKDFVKNLGYELIIKDVDVMGYVKATGENKQEAARKLRYNVLNDVLLERKAQAIALGHTADDQAETVLMRLIRGTGPQGLQGIPPVRGNIIRPLIEIERKEIEEYLFKNNLRYIIDSSNLRTEYFRNWIRLKVLPLLREKNPSIITTLTKMAEIFSEEERIYEIEVTKALMRSLSRKTDSTIELFLKPLEAMDTRLLRRLLRKAVDEIFSLRGISFVHIEDMVQLIKQGRAGDRLYIRNNIRAIKLYSTFKITSEEPVRLKEYVLPVPGSVWIEERGYKISAELSNSRPDDLGDGKTRIVIDSDRVSDVLKIRHWLPGDYFFPLGLNKKKKLQDLFVDLKIPRDERYSIPVVEDRGNIIWIVGLRMDHRYRVQDETEKFLILRIVNG, encoded by the coding sequence GTGAATCTCCTTGAAAAGGTCTTAAAATCAATAAAGCGATTTGAAATGATAAAACAAGGAGACCGCCTTATTATCGGTCTTTCCGGTGGACCTGATTCTGTCTGTCTCCTGCATGTACTTCACAGTCTAAGGGATAGATTTAAGATTGAACTTATACCTGTATATGTTAATCATGGTCTTAGACCTGATGAGATAAACTATGAAATAGATTTTTGTAAAGATTTTGTTAAAAACCTGGGGTACGAGCTTATTATCAAAGATGTAGATGTAATGGGTTATGTAAAGGCTACAGGTGAAAACAAACAGGAGGCTGCAAGGAAACTTAGATACAATGTCCTTAATGATGTTCTTCTTGAAAGAAAGGCTCAGGCAATTGCTCTCGGGCATACTGCTGATGACCAGGCTGAGACAGTTCTGATGAGGCTTATAAGGGGTACCGGGCCTCAGGGTCTTCAGGGAATTCCTCCTGTAAGGGGTAATATTATAAGACCATTGATAGAGATTGAAAGAAAGGAGATAGAAGAATATCTCTTCAAGAATAATCTGAGATATATAATTGATTCATCAAATCTCAGGACTGAATATTTCAGGAACTGGATAAGATTAAAAGTTCTTCCACTTTTAAGAGAAAAGAATCCATCGATTATTACAACACTAACGAAAATGGCAGAAATATTTTCTGAAGAGGAGAGGATATATGAAATAGAAGTTACCAAGGCACTTATGAGATCCCTATCAAGAAAGACTGACTCAACGATTGAACTCTTTCTTAAGCCTCTTGAAGCAATGGATACAAGGCTTCTTAGAAGACTGCTAAGAAAGGCAGTTGATGAGATATTTAGCCTTCGGGGTATCAGTTTTGTACACATTGAAGACATGGTTCAATTAATCAAACAGGGTAGAGCAGGAGACAGATTGTATATCAGAAATAATATAAGGGCAATTAAGTTGTATTCAACCTTTAAAATCACATCAGAGGAGCCTGTAAGGTTGAAGGAATATGTCCTTCCGGTTCCAGGCAGTGTATGGATTGAGGAAAGAGGATATAAAATCTCCGCAGAGCTCAGCAATTCAAGACCGGATGACCTTGGAGATGGAAAAACAAGGATTGTTATAGACAGTGATAGAGTTTCTGATGTCCTAAAGATAAGACACTGGTTACCTGGTGATTATTTCTTTCCCTTAGGTCTCAATAAAAAAAAGAAGCTCCAGGACCTCTTTGTAGATTTAAAGATTCCAAGGGATGAAAGATATTCAATTCCGGTAGTAGAAGACAGAGGTAATATAATCTGGATAGTAGGTTTAAGAATGGATCATAGATACAGGGTGCAGGATGAAACTGAGAAATTTCTCATTTTAAGGATTGTAAATGGCTGA
- the tsaD gene encoding tRNA (adenosine(37)-N6)-threonylcarbamoyltransferase complex transferase subunit TsaD gives MLVLGIDTSCDDTSAAVISTERDITVLSDVVSSQAEIHKKYGGIVPEIASRRHIENIMPVVEEALRIAGVSLEDLSLLSVCHGPGLIGSLIVGVCFAKSLSFVKGIPLTGVNHLEGHLFSTMPVDPPEFPFLGLIVSGGHTSLVRVDGPLKYKELGKTRDDAAGEAYDKIAKLLGLGYPGGPVIDRLAQKGRADAISFPRPYLHEDMDFSFSGLKTAVLNYVKNLTPEKIEQIIPDLCASFQAAVMDVLEKKVEWALKREGLKTVVVSGGVAANSELRKRFSILGERLGVSVHIPPLRYCTDNAVMIAVAGYYHYRSGKLSDLSLNPRAYVPIEEENL, from the coding sequence ATGCTTGTTCTTGGTATCGACACATCCTGTGATGATACATCTGCTGCTGTTATAAGTACAGAGAGGGATATTACTGTCCTTTCAGATGTAGTATCCTCACAGGCAGAGATTCATAAAAAATACGGTGGAATTGTACCTGAGATTGCCTCACGAAGACATATTGAAAATATTATGCCTGTTGTGGAAGAGGCTTTAAGAATAGCAGGTGTTAGCCTTGAAGACCTTTCTCTGCTTTCTGTCTGCCATGGCCCGGGTCTTATAGGTTCTCTTATTGTTGGAGTATGCTTTGCAAAGAGTCTCTCTTTTGTAAAAGGCATACCGCTAACTGGAGTTAATCATCTTGAAGGTCATTTATTTTCTACAATGCCCGTGGATCCTCCGGAATTTCCTTTTCTCGGTCTCATAGTTTCAGGAGGTCATACATCCCTTGTAAGGGTTGATGGTCCCTTAAAATATAAAGAGCTTGGAAAGACCCGGGATGATGCAGCTGGTGAGGCTTATGACAAGATCGCAAAGCTTCTGGGCCTGGGTTATCCAGGTGGACCAGTGATAGACAGGCTTGCTCAGAAAGGTAGGGCTGATGCAATTTCATTCCCAAGACCCTATCTTCATGAAGATATGGATTTCAGTTTCAGTGGTCTTAAAACAGCTGTACTTAATTATGTAAAAAACCTCACTCCTGAAAAAATTGAACAAATTATACCCGATCTTTGCGCATCCTTTCAGGCAGCAGTCATGGACGTACTGGAAAAAAAGGTGGAATGGGCTTTAAAAAGAGAGGGACTAAAGACTGTTGTTGTATCAGGAGGTGTTGCAGCCAACAGTGAACTTCGAAAAAGGTTTAGTATCCTTGGTGAAAGGCTTGGTGTTTCCGTTCATATACCTCCTTTGAGGTACTGTACTGACAATGCGGTAATGATAGCTGTTGCAGGATATTATCACTACAGGTCCGGAAAGCTTTCAGACCTTTCTCTCAATCCAAGGGCTTATGTTCCGATTGAGGAAGAAAACCTGTGA